A portion of the Bacteroides faecium genome contains these proteins:
- a CDS encoding calycin-like domain-containing protein has translation MKKNLLYLLAFVCSVTLFSACSSDDDDDSKKNNGNEPGEEAVITAPDVVGTYWGNLNISMIADGSDQEIVIADGLPKFITFSQVSDTEIKIELKDFELFLNGQILKFGDIVIDKCAVKKEEGVSSYTGQQDLTFQGDAAALGTCNVIVAGTVEDMDANMTINVKVPALQQTVKVSFLGVKQVENPDKN, from the coding sequence ATGAAAAAGAATCTATTGTATTTATTGGCATTTGTATGTTCCGTCACTCTCTTTTCTGCTTGTAGCAGCGATGACGATGACGATAGCAAGAAGAACAACGGTAACGAACCCGGTGAGGAAGCGGTGATAACAGCTCCCGATGTAGTAGGGACTTACTGGGGAAACCTGAATATTTCCATGATAGCGGATGGTTCCGACCAGGAGATTGTCATAGCTGACGGACTGCCTAAGTTTATCACATTCTCGCAGGTCAGCGATACGGAAATAAAAATAGAACTGAAGGACTTTGAACTGTTCCTGAACGGACAGATATTGAAATTCGGGGATATTGTGATAGATAAATGTGCGGTGAAGAAGGAAGAGGGCGTTTCCAGTTATACGGGGCAGCAAGACCTTACCTTCCAGGGAGATGCCGCTGCTCTGGGAACTTGCAACGTTATCGTAGCGGGAACGGTGGAAGATATGGATGCGAATATGACTATCAACGTGAAAGTGCCTGCATTGCAACAGACAGTGAAAGTTTCTTTCCTGGGAGTGAAACAGGTGGAGAACCCTGATAAAAACTAA
- the aroC gene encoding chorismate synthase, whose protein sequence is MFNSFGNIFRLTSFGESHGKGVGGVIDGFPAGITIDEEFVQQELNRRRPGQSILTTPRKEADKVEFLSGIFEGKSTGCPIGFIVWNENQHSSDYNNLKNVYRPSHADYTYTVKYGIRDHRGGGRSSARETISRVVAGALAKLALRQLGVSITAYTSQVGAIKLEGTYSDYDLDLIESNDVRCPDPEKAKEMADLIYKVKGEGDTIGGTLTCVIKGCPIGLGQPVFGKLHAALGNAMLSINAAKAFEYGEGFKGLKMKGSEQNDVFFNNNGRIETHTNHSGGIQGGLSNGQDIYFRVVFKPIATILMEQETVNIDGVDTTLKARGRHDACVLPRAVPIVEAMAAMTILDYYLLDKTTQL, encoded by the coding sequence ATGTTTAATTCATTTGGCAATATCTTTCGACTCACAAGTTTCGGTGAGTCTCATGGAAAAGGAGTTGGGGGAGTGATTGACGGTTTTCCTGCAGGAATCACCATCGACGAAGAATTTGTACAGCAAGAACTGAATCGCCGCCGTCCGGGACAGTCTATCCTTACCACACCACGTAAAGAAGCTGATAAAGTTGAGTTTCTCTCCGGTATTTTCGAAGGCAAATCCACCGGATGCCCTATCGGTTTTATCGTATGGAACGAGAATCAGCACTCTAGTGACTACAATAATCTGAAAAATGTATATCGTCCTTCACACGCTGACTATACTTACACCGTGAAGTATGGAATCCGTGACCACCGCGGCGGCGGACGCTCTTCGGCACGCGAAACGATTTCGCGCGTTGTAGCCGGTGCTTTGGCCAAGTTGGCGCTCCGCCAGTTGGGAGTCAGCATCACCGCTTATACCTCGCAGGTAGGCGCCATAAAACTGGAAGGTACGTATTCTGATTATGACCTCGACCTGATAGAAAGCAACGACGTACGCTGTCCCGACCCGGAAAAGGCGAAGGAAATGGCAGACCTTATCTATAAGGTGAAAGGGGAAGGCGACACCATCGGCGGCACGCTGACCTGTGTCATCAAAGGATGCCCCATCGGACTGGGGCAACCGGTTTTCGGCAAACTTCATGCTGCCCTGGGCAATGCCATGCTAAGTATCAACGCTGCCAAAGCATTCGAATATGGCGAAGGATTCAAGGGACTGAAGATGAAAGGTTCGGAACAGAACGATGTTTTCTTCAACAACAACGGACGAATCGAAACGCATACCAACCACTCCGGTGGCATCCAAGGCGGGCTGAGCAACGGACAGGATATTTATTTCCGGGTAGTTTTCAAACCGATTGCCACCATATTGATGGAGCAGGAAACAGTCAACATCGACGGAGTGGACACGACGTTGAAAGCCCGCGGACGTCATGACGCCTGTGTACTGCCACGTGCCGTGCCTATCGTAGAAGCGATGGCTGCCATGACGATACTTGATTATTACCTGCTGGATAAGACCACGCAGCTTTAA
- a CDS encoding porin family protein — protein sequence MKIYPYIFSFLACMGIALPGYSQVDRNETLIRSALRGLEYEVKAGISIGGTAPLPLPVEIRSIDGYNPTLAITIGGEVTKWVAVQNKLGIIVGLRLENKAMTTEATVKNYNMEILGQGGERISGVWTGGVKTKVHTAGLTIPLMATYKLTNRWNIKAGPYFSYILSREFSGHVYEGYLREDDPTGPKVEFTDGKIATYDFSDDLRHFQWGLQVGAGWRAFKHLNVYADLTWGLNNIFKDDFHTITFAMYPIYLNIGFGYAF from the coding sequence ATGAAAATTTATCCTTATATATTCAGTTTTCTCGCTTGTATGGGAATAGCCTTGCCGGGGTATTCACAAGTGGACAGAAATGAGACACTTATCCGCTCCGCCCTGCGCGGGCTGGAATATGAAGTAAAAGCAGGAATCAGTATCGGCGGTACGGCGCCGCTTCCCTTGCCGGTGGAAATCCGTTCAATCGACGGTTATAATCCGACACTTGCCATTACTATCGGCGGCGAAGTCACCAAATGGGTGGCTGTTCAAAACAAACTGGGCATCATCGTCGGGTTGCGCCTCGAGAACAAAGCGATGACGACCGAAGCTACCGTAAAGAATTACAATATGGAGATTCTCGGGCAAGGCGGTGAAAGAATCAGCGGCGTATGGACGGGTGGAGTGAAAACCAAAGTACATACCGCGGGGCTGACTATTCCTTTAATGGCAACTTACAAACTGACTAACCGATGGAATATAAAGGCAGGCCCCTACTTCTCCTATATTCTTTCAAGGGAATTTTCGGGACATGTGTACGAAGGGTATTTGCGTGAGGACGACCCTACCGGACCTAAAGTAGAATTTACGGATGGAAAGATTGCGACTTATGATTTCTCCGACGACTTGCGACATTTCCAGTGGGGATTGCAGGTAGGAGCCGGATGGAGAGCATTCAAACATCTCAATGTGTATGCAGACCTCACCTGGGGACTGAATAATATTTTCAAAGATGATTTTCACACGATTACTTTCGCCATGTATCCTATATATTTGAATATTGGTTTCGGATATGCATTCTAA